A part of Pelecanus crispus isolate bPelCri1 chromosome 22, bPelCri1.pri, whole genome shotgun sequence genomic DNA contains:
- the SLC27A3 gene encoding long-chain fatty acid transport protein 3, with amino-acid sequence MALVAALAALAALALLQRLLRPHLWADLAFAARAARCRRRAAAGGGGSLAARFLRAAREAPARPFLRAAGGAEPYGRAARRVARVANALRRRPLGGGGGELGPGVTVGLLAGNEPRFVWGWLGLAALGARPAFLGTALRPAALRHCLRACGARALLVADDLFAAVEPILPSLQQEGIVVWVLGSGPYPPGVVALQELLDAASEELEPEEVWQPEDMNDTCLYIFTSGTTGLPKAARVSHLKSIMCLSFYELVGASSRDVVYLALPLYHMAGSLLGIVGCIGIGATCVLKEKFSASQFWDDCRAEGVTVFQYIGELCRYLVNQPQRPGEREHGLRLAVGSGLRPDVWRSFLQRFGAIRIVETYGMTEGNVTLFNYTGTPGAVGRSSFIYKLFSPFEIVRYDVTEGAPVRDAAGRCIRVGTGETGLLIAPVTPQTPFLGYAGSRELSEQKLLRGVFAEGDTYFSTGDLMEQDAAQFVRFRDRTGDTYRWKGENVATTEVAEALMAHESLQEATVYGVTVPGHEGRAGMAALVLRPGCRLDGPALYQHVEQLLPPYARPRFLRLQERLAMTETFKQQKVRLAQEGFDPARVPDPLFLLDETTKAYVPLGPALWQGLLDGHFRI; translated from the exons ATGGCGCTGGTTGCGGCGCTGGCGGCACTGGCGGCGCTGGCGCTGCTGCAGCGGCTGCTGCGGCCGCACCTCTGGGCCGACCTGGCCTTCGCGGCGCGGGCCGCgcggtgccggcggcgggcggcggcgggcggcgggggcagctTGGCCGCCCGGTTCCTGCGGGCGGCGCGGGAGGCGCCGGCCCGGCCGTTcctgcgggcggcggggggcgcggagccctacgggcgggcggcgcggcgggtgGCGCGGGTGGCCAACGcgctgcggcggcggccccTGGGCGGCGGAGGCGGGGAGCTGGGCCCCGGCGTGACCGTGGGGCTGCTGGCGGGCAACGAGCCGCGCTTCgtctggggctggctggggctggcggcGCTGGGGGCCCGCCCCGCCTTCCTGGGCACGGCGctgcgccccgccgccctccggCACTGCCTGCGCGCCTGCGGGGCGCGGGCGCTGCTGGTGGCGGACG acCTGTTTGCGGCGGTGGAGCCCATcctgcccagcctgcagcaggagggcatcgtggtgtgggtgctgggctcgGGGCCCTACCCCCCCGGCGTCGTGgccctgcaggagctgctggatgcGGCCTCGGAGGAGCTGGAGCCCGAGGAGGTCTGGCAGCCCGAGGACATGAACGACACTTGCCTCTACATCTTCACCTCCGGCACCACCG GTCTCCCCAAAGCCGCCCGCGTCTCCCACCTCAAGTCCATCATGTGCCTGAGCTTCTACGAGCTGGTGGGAGCCTCCAGCCGGGACGTGGTGTACCTGGCCCTGCCCCTCTACCACATGGCCGGCTCCCTCCTGGGCATCGTCGGCTGCATCGGCATcg GGGCCACTTGTGTGCTGAAGGAGAAGTTCTCAGCCAGCCAGTTTTGGGATGACTGTCGTGCCGAGGGTGTCACTGTCTTCCAGTACATCGGCGAGCTCTGCCGCTACCTGGTCAACCAGCCCCAG cgccccggggagcgggagcACGGGCTGCGGCTGGCGGTGGGCAGCGGGCTGCGCCCCGACGTCTGGCGGAGCTTCCTGCAGCGCTTCGGGGCCATCCGCATCGTGGAGACCTACGGGATGACCGAGGGCAACGTCACCCTCTTCAACTACACGGGGACGCCGGGGGCCGTGGGGCGCAGCAGCTTCATCTACAAG CTCTTCTCGCCCTTCGAGATCGTGCGCTACGACGTGACGGAGGGAGCGCCGGTGCGGGACGCGGCCGGGCGCTGCATCCGCGTGGGGACGG GCGAGACGGGGCTGCTGATCGCCCCCGtgaccccccagacccccttCCTGGGCTACGCTGGCAGCCGGGAGCTGTCGGAGCAGAAGCTGCTGCGCGGGGTCTTCGCCGAGGGTGACACCTACTTCAGCACCGGCGACCTGATGGAGCAGGATGCGGCCCAGTTCGTCCGCTTCCGCGACCGCACCGGGGACACTTACAG GTGGAAAGGCGAGAATGTGGCCACCACGGAGGTGGCCGAAGCCTTGATGGCCCATGAGTCCCTGCAAGAAGCCACCGTCTATGGCGTCACCGTGCCAG GCCACGAGGGTCGCGCTGGGATGGCGGCGCTGGTGCTGCGCCCCGGCTGCCGGCTGGATGGGCCCGCACTCTACCAGCACGTGGAGCAGCTCCTGCCGCCCTACGCCCGGCCCCGCTTCCTCCGGCTGCAG GAGCGCCTGGCCATGACGGAGACCTTCAAGCAGCAGAAGGTGCGGCTGGCGCAGGAGGGCTTCGATCCAGCTCGCGTCCCCGACCCCCTCTTCCTGCTGGATGAGACCACCAAAGCCTACGTGCCCCTGGGCCCCGCGCTCTGGCAGGGCCTCCTGGATGGCCACTTCCGCATTTAG